A part of Neodiprion pinetum isolate iyNeoPine1 chromosome 4, iyNeoPine1.2, whole genome shotgun sequence genomic DNA contains:
- the LOC124217962 gene encoding cytochrome P450 6k1-like, with amino-acid sequence MALLTWYWGLDGVLILLSLIFLAYLYMTRNFKYWEKQGVFELQPTAFVGNFKDCLLFRRSAGEFLKDLYDKGKGLKYLGFYIFDKPALLIRDPVIIKNVLIKDFNYFSDRFVAASDTDTLGTANLFSIKNPHWRILRNKLTPVFSSGKLKKMFYLMAAVAEDLDTHLETLNLHGKGRVIELKETCAKYTTDVVGSCAYGLQVNSLNNPEAEFRKCGRKVFTFNYRRAVELSTFFFVPGIVKPLGFKFFEQSCSDFLRKALWGAIDDRMKSGDCRNDLIDTLIELKKAQAESDEKDPDAFIFDGDNLVAQAAVFFTAGFETSSTAMSFSMYELALQPNLQRRLRDEISSALDESGGKLSYDMVMNLPYLDMVVKETLRKYPPLPFLDRVAMVDYKVPGTDLVIKKGTPTYIPMFGLHYDPEYFPEPFKYDPERFNEENKQNRASCIYMPFGDGPHNCIGLRFGLLQAKLGLVKILSKYEVTPCERTLIPMRLDPKALILSSDGGLYLNVRKI; translated from the exons ATGGCTCTGCTAACGTGGTACTGGGGACTCGACGGTGTCCTGATATTGCTGTCGCTGATATTTTTGGCGTACCTTTACATGACGCGGAACTTCAAATACTGGGAGAAACAAGGAGTGTTTGAACTACAACCGACAGCCTTCGTCGGGAACTTTAAGGACTGCTTGCTCTTCCGGAGATCAGCCGGCGAATTTCTCAAAGATCTCTACGACAAGGGGAAGGGCTTGAAGTACCTGGGCTTCTACATTTTCGACAAACCAGCTCTCCTCATCCGGGACCctgtgataataaaaaatgtgctCATCAAAGACTTCAACTACTTTTCGGACCGATTTGTTGCTGCAAGCGACACCGACACCTTGGGTACCGCAAAtctgttttcaataaaaaaccCGCATTGGCGGATTCTGCGCAACAAACTTACGCCAGTTTTCAGCTCTGGAAAGCTGAAAAAGATGTTTTATTTGATGGCTGCCGTGGCCGAGGATCTGGACACTCACCTTGAGACCCTGAACTTGCATG GCAAAGGACGAGTGATCGAGCTGAAGGAGACTTGTGCCAAGTACACCACAGACGTGGTCGGCTCTTGCGCCTACGGCCTTCAGGTTAATTCCCTAAACAATCCGGAAGCGGAGTTCAGAAAATGTGGTAGAAAAGTATTCACCTTCAACTACAGACGCGCTGTAGAGCTATCCACATTCTTTTTTGTTCCTGGTATCGTCAAGCCATTGGGATTCAAATTCTTTGAGCAGAGTTGCTCAGACTTTTTGCGGAAGGCTTTGTGGGGCGCCATCGACGACAGGATGAAGAGCGGTGACTGCAGAAACGACCTCATCGACACTCTCATCGAGTTGAAGAAAGCCCAGGCCGAGAGTGACGAAAAAGATCCTGACGCGTTCA TATTCGACGGAGACAACCTGGTGGCCCAGGCAGCGGTCTTCTTCACAGCAGGGTTCGAAACGTCGTCTACCGCGATGTCCTTCTCGATGTACGAACTGGCCTTGCAGCCAAATCTTCAGCGACGACTCCGCGACGAGATCAGTTCAGCTCTCGATGAGAGTGGAGGAAAGCTCAGCTATGATATG GTAATGAATCTTCCGTACCTGGATATGGTCGTGAAGGAAACCCTCCGCAAATATCCCCCTCTGCCGTTCCTCGACAGGGTAGCAATGGTCGATTACAAAGTCCCGGGGACTGACCTCGTCATAAAAAAGGGAACACCGACTTACATCCCTATGTTCGGACTCCACTATGATCCGGAATATTTTCCGGAACCCTTCAAGTACGACCCAGAGCGGTTCAACGAGGAAAACAAGCAGAATCGGGCCTCTTGTATCTACATGCCTTTCGGAGACGGTCCTCACAACTGTATCG GTCTTCGGTTCGGACTCCTCCAAGCGAAACTCGGCCTCGTCAAGATCCTCTCCAAGTACGAGGTGACGCCCTGCGAGCGAACCCTGATCCCGATGCGCCTCGATCCGAAGGCCCTTATTTTGTCATCGGATGGCGGTCTCTATTTGAACGTACGAAAAATTTAA
- the LOC124217346 gene encoding uncharacterized protein: protein MLSPRPDLCLNHKMVFLTPSWILSAAILFFTVLVLAYFYMTRNFNHWKNKGVTEVTPIPFVGNFGQCLLFRLSVFEYLAEIYKWGQGLPYVGFYIFDKPALVLRDPEVIKSVLLKDFQNLPNRYGTASSKDFTGNNNLFLIKNPDWKNLRYKLTSVFSSGKMKAMFPLVNAVGDDLATYFEHLNLEGEGQVLELKEICAKYTTDVIGTCVYGLQVNSLANPNAEFRKYGRRMFDFTWKRGAELMAVFFIPGITNFFGSTLFEGESSNFMKKVFWETLTTRMRTGLKRNDLIDLLIELKNNQTDDDLFQFTDENMVAQAAVFFAAGFETSSTLVSFTLHELSLQPELQTKLREEILTALEESDGKLSYDLVHNLPYLAKVAWETLRKYPSVPFLDREAICDYTIPKTGLLIKKGTPVYTPLLGLHYDPEYYPDPVKYDPERFSEENKKKRPAFTYLPFGEGPRNCIGLRFGLMQAKIGLVKILSKFEVSPCNKTLNPMRVDPKALTYSSDGGLFHRVRRITTTAGLLSYPIPIPYETVRLSVFLTGTITEPLNGCSKIFRISSALLIDRKQNVLAEDMAFFVPIWLVNCAIIFLSILATSYFYMTRNFNYWKKKNIVEKKPLPFFGNYFPCFALQTSPGDFLKDLHAEHNSVNQLGFYIFDKPCLLVRDLELVNRILVKDFNAFCDRYSGSNSDDPLGVANLFTLQNPHWKTVRTKLSPTFTSGKLKQMLQLMVKVGKDLDRYFETLKLEGEGRVIELREVVARYTTDVIATCAYGIEANCLNNPNAEFRKCGKRIFNDSYKRAFELRSFFFTPGITKLFGMQFFERTSSEFLRKVLWDTLTQRMKNGIHRNDLIDTLIQLKNGQTEASLNDDDSFKFDGDNLTAQAAIYFTGGSETTLLTIAFTLYELALQPDIQSRLREEITSALEENGGNIDYEWVMRLPYLGMVVSETLRKYPVVPFLDRVVNTDYKIPGSDTVLEKHTPIFISVFGFHHDPEYFPDPEKYDPERFSNENKQTRPSRAYMPFGDGPHNCIGLRFALASLKLGLIKIVSKYKLFPSKDTVIPLRLNPRSFFTTMDHDLFLKVQKIDD from the exons ATGTTATCGCCTCGGCCTGATCTTTGCTT AAATCACAAAATGGTTTTCTTGACGCCATCTTGGATCTTGAGTGCCGCGATTCTCTTCTTCACCGTCCTCGTGTTGGCTTACTTTTACATGACACGGAACTTCAACCACTGGAAAAATAAAGGTGTGACGGAAGTAACGCCGATCCCATTTGTTGGAAATTTTGGTCAATGCCTTCTCTTCCGGCTATCGGTATTCGAGTACCTTGCGGAAATCTACAAATGGGGCCAGGGCCTGCCCTACGTGGGGTTCTACATATTCGACAAGCCAGCTCTGGTGCTCCGTGATCCGGAGGTCATCAAGAGCGTCTTACTCAAGGATTTTCAGAACCTCCCGAACAGATATGGGACTGCATCCAGCAAAGACTTCACCGGAAATAACAACTTGTTTCTCATCAAGAATCCTGACTGGAAGAACCTGCGCTACAAATTGACATCCGTGTTTTCTTCGGGAAAGATGAAGGCGATGTTCCCATTGGTCAACGCTGTCGGGGACGATTTGGCTACCTACTTCGAGCACCTCAATCTGGAAG GTGAGGGTCAAGTGCTCGAGTTGAAGGAAATCTGCGCCAAGTACACGACCGACGTTATAGGCACCTGTGTTTACGGCTTGCAGGTCAACTCGTTGGCAAACCCGAATGCTGAGTTTAGAAAATACGGGAGAAGGATGTTTGATTTCACCTGGAAACGCGGCGCCGAACTGATGGCCGTATTCTTTATTCCCGGGATCACAAATTTCTTCGGATCCACGCTCTTCGAGGGTGAGAGCTCGAATTTCATGAAGAAAGTCTTCTGGGAAACTTTGACGACCCGCATGCGGACTGGCTTGAAGCGCAACGATCTCATAGACCTTCTCATAGAGCTGAAGAATAACCAAACGGACGACGACTTGTTCC AATTTACTGACGAAAACATGGTCGCCCAGGCTGCAGTCTTTTTTGCAGCAGGATTCGAAACCTCGTCGACACTGGTGTCTTTCACGCTGCACGAATTGTCCCTGCAACCTGAGCTGCAAACGAAACTCCGTGAAGAGATCCTGACAGCTCTGGAAGAAAGCGACGGAAAGCTGTCCTATGACCTG GTGCACAACCTTCCATACCTGGCCAAGGTCGCCTGGGAAACTCTTCGAAAATATCCCTCGGTGCCGTTTTTGGACAGAGAGGCTATTTGCGATTACACAATTCCAAAAACTGGCCTTTTAATCAAGAAAGGAACTCCCGTCTACACTCCATTACTAGGGCTTCACTATGATCCGGAATATTATCCTGATCCCGTCAAATACGATCCGGAGAGATTCAgtgaagaaaacaagaaaaagcGACCTGCCTTCACGTATTTGCCGTTCGGCGAAGGTCCTCGTAACTGCATTG GTCTTAGATTCGGACTAATGCAAGCAAAGATTGGTCTCGTCAAAATCCTCTCAAAGTTCGAAGTCTCTCCGTGTAACAAGACCCTCAACCCCATGCGCGTAGATCCAAAAGCACTCACTTACTCGTCGGATGGTGGCTTGTTCCATCGAGTACGAAGAATCACGACGACAGCCGGG TTGTTATCCTACCCAATACCGATTCCATATGAAACCGTGCGTTTATCAGTATTTTTGACCGGAACGATTACAGAACCATTGAACGgctgttcaaaaatttttcgtatcaGTTCAGCCTTATTGATAGATCGGAAACAGAACGTACT AGCCGAAGACATGGCATTTTTCGTGCCAATATGGTTAGTCAATTGCGCCATCATATTTCTGTCCATATTGGCCACATCGTACTTCTACATGACGCGGAACTTCAActattggaaaaagaaaaacatagtGGAGAAAAAACCGTTACCGTTTTTCGGGAACTATTTTCCTTGTTTCGCCCTTCAAACTTCTCCGGGTGACTTCCTCAAGGATCTGCACGCCGAGCACAACAGCGTTAATCAACTCGGCTTCTACATCTTCGATAAGCCTTGTCTTCTAGTGCGGGACTTGGAGTTGGTCAATCGTATTCTGGTGAAGGATTTCAACGCGTTCTGTGACAGATACAGCGGGTCAAACAGTGACGATCCTCTGGGGGTAGCGAATTTGTTCACTCTACAAAATCCCCATTGGAAAACTGTCCGCACCAAGCTGTCGCCGACTTTCACTTCCGGGAAATTGAAGCAAATGCTCCAATTGATGGTCAAAGTCGGCAAGGACCTGGACCGATACTTCGAGACTTTGAAACTAGAAG GTGAGGGTCGAGTGATCGAGCTGCGGGAAGTCGTCGCAAGGTACACGACTGACGTAATTGCGACGTGCGCTTACGGCATCGAAGCCAACTGCTTGAATAATCCTAATGCTGAATTTAGAAAGTGCGGCAAGAGGATTTTCAACGATAGTTATAAGCGCGCCTTTGAGTTgagatccttttttttcacaccggGTATTACGAAGCTATTCGGTATGCAGTTTTTCGAGAGAACTTCCAGTGAATTCTTACGCAAGGTACTATGGGACACTCTTACCCAACGTATGAAAAATGGGATTCACAGGAATGATCTGATAGACACTCTCATCCAGCTGAAGAATGGTCAAACCGAGGCCAGCCTCAATGATGACGACTCGTTCA AGTTTGACGGCGACAATCTGACCGCCCAGGCAGCCATTTATTTCACTGGGGGCTCTGAGACGACATTACTTACAATAGCCTTCACGCTGTACGAGCTGGCTCTACAACCGGATATTCAGTCAAGACTGCGAGAGGAGATAACTTCGGCTCTCGAGGAAAATGGAGGAAACATCGACTACGAATGG GTGATGCGGCTTCCTTACCTCGGCATGGTCGTCTCGGAGACGCTTCGAAAGTATCCTGTAGTACCGTTCTTGGACAGAGTGGTTAACACCGACTACAAGATACCCGGCAGTGATACAGTGCTTGAAAAGCATACGCCAATCTTCATATCTGTGTTCGGATTTCATCACGACCCAGAATATTTTCCGGACCCTGAAAAGTACGACCCGGAGAGATTCAGCAACGAGAACAAGCAAACGCGTCCCTCTCGTGCCTACATGCCATTCGGCGATGGTCCCCATAACTGTATAG GGTTACGTTTTGCACTGGCATCGCTCAAGCTCGGCCTCATCAAGATAGTATCAAAATACAAGTTATTTCCGAGCAAGGACACTGTGATTCCGCTGCGACTGAATCCAAGGAGTTTTTTCACAACCATGGATCATGACCTGTTCCTCAAAGTGCAAAAAATTGATGACTGA
- the LOC124217963 gene encoding cytochrome P450 6k1-like gives MGLITLHWFLDVIVVFLSMVVLAYFYMTRNFNYWPKRNVTEVPPKPFFGNFLDCCLFRQSASGCLNAVYQQAKGLPYIGFYIFDKPALMLRDPEINRRILIKDFSYFVDRYAKSAESDPIGSANLFLLKNPAWKSLRHKITPIFTSGKIRRMFHLMLAVGEDLDTHLSALQLEGNGNIVEAKEIAARFTTDIIASCAFGLRANCLNHPKAEFRQCGRSMFEFTYKRGAEFAAFFFIPRLVTPLNLKFFSTDSSDFMTKVFTETFNMRMNSDVRREDLIDLLIQLKQSESEDSQGFKLEGDTLVAQAATFFAAGFETSSSTLSFALYELALHPDIQSKLRKEITSALANNGGKITYEMVLSLEYLDQVVSETLRKYPSVPFLDRVANTDYKLPESGLVIERGTPVYISLLGLHYDPEYYPEPDKFDPERFTEVNKAKRPAFTYLPFGDGPRNCIGLRFGQLQVKLGILKFVLNYELSACDETMIPLRFNPKSLLAGPDGGLFLRARKISQTP, from the exons ATGGGTCTCATAACTCTGCACTGGTTCCTCGATGTCATCGTCGTATTTCTTTCGATGGTCGTGCTGGCCTACTTCTATATGAcacgaaatttcaattactgGCCGAAGAGAAATGTAACAGAGGTCCCGCCAAAAccattttttggaaatttcctCGACTGCTGTCTCTTCCGACAATCAGCTTCCGGATGCCTCAACGCAGTTTACCAACAGGCGAAAGGTCTTCCGTACATAGGATTTTACATCTTCGATAAGCCGGCTTTGATGTTGCGAGACCCTGAAATCAATAGACGGATTTTGATCAAGGATTTCAGTTACTTTGTCGACAGATATGCCAAATCAGCGGAATCCGATCCTATAGGATCCGCAAATCTATTCCTCTTGAAAAATCCAGCATGGAAGAGTCTGCGCCATAAAATTACGCCTATCTTTACGTCTGGAAAAATAAGGCGGATGTTCCACCTGATGTTGGCAGTTGGCGAAGATCTCGACACTCATTTAAGTGCTCTTCAATTGGAAG GGAATGGAAACATCGTCGAAGCGAAAGAGATTGCCGCCCGGTTCACGACGGACATTATCGCATCCTGCGCCTTTGGCTTGCGAGCTAATTGCTTGAACCATCCAAAAGCAGAGTTCAGACAATGCGGAAGAAGCATGTTTGAGTTCACTTACAAACGCGGTGCTGAGTTTGCCGCCTTCTTCTTTATTCCAAGGCTAGTCACTCCGCTGAATTTGAAGTTCTTCTCAACGGACTCCTCCGATTTCATGACAAAGGTTTTCACGGAAACCTTCAATATGCGAATGAACAGCGATGTTCGTAGAGAAGATCTTATCGACCTGCTCATTCAGCTGAAGCAGTCCGAGTCTGAAGATTCCCAAGGTTTCA AACTCGAAGGAGACACGTTGGTTGCACAAGCGGCTACCTTTTTTGCCGCGGGATTTGAAACCTCATCAAGCACCCTGTCTTTTGCCCTTTACGAGCTGGCTCTACACCCAGATATCCAATCAAAACTTCGAAAAGAGATAACATCAGCTTTAGCGAATAATGGAGGGAAAATAAcctacgaaatg GTGCTGAGTCTTGAATACCTTGACCAGGTCGTCTCTGAAACTCTGCGAAAATATCCATCCGTCCCTTTTTTGGACAGAGTTGCAAACACGGACTACAAACTGCCAGAATCCGGCCTGGTCATTGAGCGGGGAACTCCGGTGTATATTTCTCTCCTTGGGCTTCACTACGACCCAGAATATTACCCCGAGCCTGATAAGTTTGACCCAGAGCGATTCACCGAAGTGAATAAAGCGAAGCGTCCTGCCTTCACTTATTTGCCCTTCGGCGACGGTCCCCGTAACTGCATTG GTCTTCGGTTTGGGCAACTCCAAGTGAAACTGGGAATTCTCAAATTTGTATTGAACTATGAGCTCTCTGCATGCGATGAAACGATGATCCCTCTACGCTTCAACCCAAAATCTCTCCTCGCGGGACCGGACGGTGGTCTGTTTCTTCGTGCCCGAAAAATTTCCCAAACACCCTAG